A single Ptiloglossa arizonensis isolate GNS036 chromosome 2, iyPtiAriz1_principal, whole genome shotgun sequence DNA region contains:
- the LOC143155345 gene encoding MKRN2 opposite strand protein-like, whose protein sequence is MARDPGIICFRHCCTKSIFCKSVPKICPICRLCIVDYNIEPFLIPYPYKNAAYQPAAVVVRPSQGNFLTDYHIVNELHIGITNSKGIVFEFDKQGVIINDHSKWTDSIVLKITPTSWDNHWDETLQAMLKDIKWKSENYDEVKMNCFNFVMEFINNLHYTNIIFASKENMCDKLILSKIQEAVKYNSVFKKLENNDYFIT, encoded by the coding sequence ATGGCCCGTGATCCAGGAATAATATGTTTCCGCCATTGTTGTACCAAAAGTATATTTTGCAAAAGTGTCCCAAAAATATGTCCAATTTGTCGATTGTGCATTGTAGATTATAATATAGAACCATTTCTTATTCCATATCCGTATAAAAATGCAGCGTACCAACCAGCTGCTGTAGTTGTTAGACCGTCTCAAGGCAATTTCCTAACTGACTATCATATTGTAAACGAATTGCATATAGGAATAACAAATTCAAAGGGTATTGTTTTTGAATTTGATAAACAAGGTGTAATAATAAATGATCATTCCAAATGGACAGATAGCATTGTGTTAAAgataactcccacatcttgggATAATCACTGGGACGAGACATTGCAAGCGATGTTAAAGGATATTAAATGGAAGTCTGAGAATTACGACGAAGTTAAGATGAActgttttaattttgttatgGAATTTATAAATAACTTGCACTATACGAATATAATATTTGCAAGTAAAGAGAATATGTGCGACAAACTGATACTGTCAAAAATTCAAGAAGCAGTTAAATATAATTCTGTGTTTAAAAAGTTAGAAAATAACGACTATTTTATAACATAA